TGGTGCATGCGGTTGCAGAGTTTGTTTGGAAAATGGAGACCTTGACAAGGCGTGCAAAAGGACTTTCCCTAATGTAAAAAATTCTTTTTTCAGATTGTTCCATATTCCGACCAATAGCAGTGATGACAATTACAATTTGACCGATTTGCCCGATGATGAAGTCTATGAGATAGACTGCCTTACCGGAGCATTCATGTTTATTAGGAAGAATGTTTTGGATGAAATAGGATTGCTTGATGAAACGTTTTTCATGTACGGTGAGGACATTGACCTGTGTTATAGAATCAAGAAATCCGGCAGGAAGATTATTTATTATGGAAAGTCTTCAATAGTTCATTTTAAAGGTGCAAGCAGCAAGAAACAAAAAAATAAGTTGATTTATGAGTTTTATCGTGCAATGTACATTTATTATAAAAAGCACCATGCCGGAGAATCTTCATTTATTGTAAACATTGTTGTTTATTTTGGAATCGCTGTTTTATTCGTTTTAAAACTATTTTTTAATTTGTTTAAAAAGAAAAGTTAAATAATATATTAACCAATATTATAATTAAAATTAGTTTCTGGTAATTATTATGATTAAGGAAAATCAGCGATTGTTGAACATTCTACTAGTATTTCTGGATGTATTGGTTGTACTGGTTTCCATTATAGCTTCATTTTGGTTGAGGTTTGAGACAACTTTATTTGGCCCAATCGGCGGCCATTTGAGTTTCTTTAGTTATTTTATATTTTCCTTTTTTGTAGTGGTTCCCGTCTATTTAATTTTATATTTTGCTTTTGGATTGTATAAGCCACGCAGAACCTATAAAAATTTGTTTTCAGAGGCAACACAAATTATAAAGGTTAATATTATTGCTTTTTTCGTATTGGTTTCTATTTTGTTTATCATCAATGAACCTAACTTTTCAAGAATCATGCTTTTCCTTATAGCTATAATCGGTTCATTTTTAGGAATAACTGAAAGATTTGTAATCAGAAGCTTTTTGAAAAGGATTAGAATAAATAATAGGAATTTAAAGCATATTTTAATCGTGGGGGACAATGATTTGGCTTTCACTTTTGCCCGTAAAATCAGATTGAATCCCTATTTGGGTTTTGCTGTCAATGGATTTTTAGGAAGGCCGGAACATGTTGGCGATGAAATTGAAGGAAGCAGAGTAATCGGCTCCTTTGAAGACATAGATAGTATTTTAGAAAATCACAGATTTGATAGGGTCGTCCTGGCAATTCCTTTGAAATATTATTATCGTATCAACGAGCTTGTGGAAAGTTGTGAAAAGGTTGGGATTAAAGCGGAAATTATTCCAGATTACATTAGGTATTTTCCAGCTCAGCCATCTGTTGACATGATTGAGGATATTCCAATCATTAATATACGTTATGTTCCATTGGACGACGATTTCAATAGATTCCTAAAATACGCTTCAGATTATATTATTTCAATAATAGCCATTGCTATAACTTCTCCTATCATGATTATCACTGCAGTAGCTATTAAATTAACATCAAAAGGCCCTATTATATTTA
This sequence is a window from Methanobrevibacter sp.. Protein-coding genes within it:
- a CDS encoding glycosyltransferase family 2 protein, which gives rise to MNLSIVIVNYQTFDLTRDAVNSIFKYSYPFSYEVIVVDNASGDDSLARLQDYFKDKVKFISSNENNGFAAGNNKALKQVNSDYVLLLNSDTIVNGNTLENIYSYMEDHRDVGACGCRVCLENGDLDKACKRTFPNVKNSFFRLFHIPTNSSDDNYNLTDLPDDEVYEIDCLTGAFMFIRKNVLDEIGLLDETFFMYGEDIDLCYRIKKSGRKIIYYGKSSIVHFKGASSKKQKNKLIYEFYRAMYIYYKKHHAGESSFIVNIVVYFGIAVLFVLKLFFNLFKKKS
- a CDS encoding undecaprenyl-phosphate glucose phosphotransferase codes for the protein MIKENQRLLNILLVFLDVLVVLVSIIASFWLRFETTLFGPIGGHLSFFSYFIFSFFVVVPVYLILYFAFGLYKPRRTYKNLFSEATQIIKVNIIAFFVLVSILFIINEPNFSRIMLFLIAIIGSFLGITERFVIRSFLKRIRINNRNLKHILIVGDNDLAFTFARKIRLNPYLGFAVNGFLGRPEHVGDEIEGSRVIGSFEDIDSILENHRFDRVVLAIPLKYYYRINELVESCEKVGIKAEIIPDYIRYFPAQPSVDMIEDIPIINIRYVPLDDDFNRFLKYASDYIISIIAIAITSPIMIITAVAIKLTSKGPIIFKQERIGHNGKPFMMYKFRSMKVQNPGDEKSEWTTKDDPRKTMVGNFIRRTSIDELPQFFNVLNGQMSVVGPRPERPYFVDQFKKSIPKYMVKHQVRPGITGWAQIHGCRGDTSINKRIEYDIEYVENWHMGLDLAIMIKTTLRKSSNAY